In Pseudonocardia sp. C8, one genomic interval encodes:
- a CDS encoding ubiquinol-cytochrome c reductase iron-sulfur subunit, which produces MSSDVGTGSGKRPAQEDLDAMSPEQLARLAGELDDVDVVHNAPAFPIPGTRAEKRAERAVALWFGLSALSGLAFVVAFIWWPWEYVNSGEPGHLTYLMYTPVIGFTFGFSILALGIAVIQAVKKLFPNEVSVQQRHDGASDEVDRRTVMAQLADAGNSTTLGRRKLIIRTAGLSAAVLGVGTGVIALGGIVRDPWAEGEEAPLWHTGWRPENGETVYLRTDTGIVGEIARVRPEDMEPGSMMTVFPYRESERGNEEELLHAQRASDAPVMLIRLRPGTHVTPRPGQENFHHGDFYAWSKICTHLGCPTSLYQAQDNRILCPCHQSQFLATRDAEPVFGPAARPLPQLPITVNEEGYFVAQGDFVEPVGPAFWERPKTT; this is translated from the coding sequence TTGAGCAGCGACGTCGGCACCGGCTCGGGCAAGCGCCCGGCCCAGGAGGATCTCGACGCGATGTCGCCCGAGCAGCTGGCCCGGCTGGCCGGTGAGCTCGACGACGTCGACGTCGTGCACAACGCGCCCGCGTTCCCGATCCCGGGCACCCGGGCGGAGAAGCGGGCCGAGCGCGCGGTCGCGCTGTGGTTCGGGCTCTCGGCGCTGTCCGGGCTCGCGTTCGTGGTCGCGTTCATCTGGTGGCCGTGGGAGTACGTCAACAGCGGCGAGCCCGGCCACCTGACGTACCTGATGTACACGCCGGTCATCGGCTTCACGTTCGGGTTCTCGATCCTGGCGCTGGGCATCGCGGTGATCCAGGCCGTGAAGAAGCTCTTCCCGAACGAGGTGTCGGTCCAGCAGCGGCACGACGGCGCCTCCGACGAGGTCGACCGCCGGACCGTCATGGCCCAGCTGGCCGACGCGGGCAACTCGACCACGCTCGGCCGCCGCAAGCTGATCATCCGTACGGCCGGTCTGTCCGCCGCCGTGCTGGGCGTCGGCACCGGCGTGATCGCCCTCGGCGGCATCGTCCGGGACCCGTGGGCCGAGGGTGAGGAGGCGCCGCTGTGGCACACCGGCTGGCGTCCCGAGAACGGCGAGACGGTGTACCTGCGGACCGACACCGGTATCGTCGGTGAGATCGCACGGGTGCGGCCCGAGGACATGGAGCCCGGTTCGATGATGACCGTCTTCCCCTACCGGGAGAGCGAGCGCGGGAACGAGGAGGAGCTGCTGCACGCGCAGCGCGCCTCCGACGCGCCGGTCATGCTGATCCGCCTCCGTCCGGGCACGCACGTGACGCCGCGTCCGGGGCAGGAGAACTTCCACCACGGCGACTTCTACGCCTGGTCGAAGATCTGCACGCACCTCGGGTGCCCGACGTCGCTGTACCAGGCGCAGGACAACCGCATCCTGTGCCCCTGCCACCAGTCGCAGTTCCTGGCGACGCGGGACGCCGAGCCGGTCTTCGGCCCGGCCGCCCGCCCGCTGCCGCAGCTGCCGATCACGGTGAACGAGGAGGGCTACTTCGTCGCGCAGGGCGACTTCGTCGAGCCCGTCGGACCCGCGTTCTGGGAGAGGCCGAAGACGACATGA
- a CDS encoding c-type cytochrome, whose translation MRRRIAGALAIGLGLLSVGFLYAAFAPQPQVAQAQPDAALIAKGEQLYNNTCITCHGSNLQGEQGRGPSLIGVGDAAVYFQVSSGRMPMARQEAQAMRKHPLPIFDPETAEGRANLEALGAYIQANGGGPVTPAQEGEALRGEDPGRGGTLYRLNCASCHNFTGVGGALSSGKFAPALDPASESQIYTAMQTGPQNMPRFSDQQLTPEEKRDIIAYIKSVNEGNNPGGNALMGLGPTAEGIFIFVAVMAGLVGFAIWLGAKS comes from the coding sequence ATGCGCCGCCGGATCGCGGGCGCCCTCGCCATCGGTCTGGGCCTGCTGTCCGTCGGCTTCCTCTACGCCGCTTTCGCGCCCCAGCCGCAGGTCGCGCAGGCGCAGCCGGACGCCGCGCTGATCGCCAAGGGCGAGCAGCTCTACAACAACACCTGCATCACCTGTCACGGGTCGAACCTGCAGGGCGAGCAGGGCCGCGGGCCGAGCCTGATCGGCGTCGGTGACGCTGCGGTGTACTTCCAGGTCTCCTCGGGGCGCATGCCGATGGCCCGCCAGGAGGCGCAGGCCATGCGCAAGCACCCGCTGCCGATCTTCGACCCGGAGACCGCCGAGGGCCGCGCGAACCTGGAGGCGCTGGGCGCCTACATCCAGGCGAACGGCGGCGGCCCTGTCACGCCGGCCCAGGAGGGTGAGGCGCTGCGGGGCGAGGACCCGGGCCGCGGCGGCACGCTGTACCGGCTGAACTGCGCGTCCTGCCACAACTTCACCGGCGTCGGCGGCGCGCTGTCGTCCGGCAAGTTCGCGCCGGCCCTGGACCCGGCCAGCGAGTCGCAGATCTACACCGCGATGCAGACCGGTCCGCAGAACATGCCGCGCTTCTCCGACCAGCAGCTCACGCCGGAGGAGAAGCGGGACATCATCGCGTACATCAAGTCCGTGAACGAGGGCAACAACCCCGGCGGCAACGCGCTGATGGGCCTCGGCCCGACGGCGGAGGGGATCTTCATCTTCGTCGCCGTGATGGCCGGACTGGTCGGGTTCGCGATCTGGTTGGGGGCGAAGAGTTGA
- a CDS encoding cytochrome bc complex cytochrome b subunit, with the protein MSSITTPTSSSGGASAKAAEALDELDQRFHPAAGLRKQFNKVFPTHWSFMLGEIALYSFIILLLSGTYLGLFFDPSMEEVVYNGPYDPLRGVHMSRAYESALELSFEVRGGLFMRQLHHWAALLFMASMIIHMFRVFFTGAFRKPREANWTIGIVLILLGTFTGFTGYSLPDDLLSGIGLRIASGITLTVPIMGTWVHWALFGGEFPGTEVIPRLYIIHVLVLPGIILALIAVHVGLVWYQKHTQFPGPGRTEGNVVGVRILPQFAAKGGAFFAVVAGVLCLIAGLFQINGIWSLGPYDASHVSAGSQPDFYMLWSEGMGRIFPPWEFYLFGTYTIPAAFIPTAGFLPVLFVVAAIYPAVERRFTGDDALHNLLQRPRDVPVRTALGAMAISFYLWLVMCGFNDWIAYFFHISLNATTWAGRLGLLIVPPIVYWVTYRWCLGLQKSDRAVLEHGIETGIIKRLPHGEFIEVHQPLGGVDSHGHAIPLEYQGASVPKRMNQLGSAGEPVPGSMLTPDPVDESRALAHARHEARERELAELEERRVSRTELAARTEEPAGRPDDGGRPQQPTE; encoded by the coding sequence ATGAGTTCGATCACCACTCCGACCTCCTCCTCCGGAGGGGCGTCCGCGAAGGCCGCCGAGGCCCTCGACGAGCTGGACCAGCGTTTCCACCCGGCGGCCGGGCTGCGCAAGCAGTTCAACAAGGTCTTCCCGACCCATTGGTCGTTCATGCTGGGCGAGATCGCGCTCTACAGCTTCATCATCCTGCTGCTGTCGGGCACCTACCTGGGCCTGTTCTTCGACCCCTCCATGGAGGAGGTCGTCTACAACGGCCCGTACGACCCGCTCCGCGGCGTGCACATGTCGCGCGCCTACGAGTCGGCGCTCGAGCTGTCGTTCGAGGTCCGCGGCGGGCTGTTCATGCGGCAGCTGCACCACTGGGCGGCACTGCTGTTCATGGCGTCGATGATCATCCACATGTTCCGGGTGTTCTTCACCGGCGCGTTCCGCAAGCCGCGTGAGGCGAACTGGACGATCGGCATCGTGCTGATCCTGCTGGGCACCTTCACCGGCTTCACCGGCTACTCGCTGCCGGACGACCTGCTGTCCGGCATCGGCCTGCGGATCGCCTCCGGTATCACGCTGACGGTGCCGATCATGGGCACCTGGGTGCACTGGGCGCTGTTCGGCGGGGAGTTCCCCGGTACCGAGGTCATCCCGCGGCTCTACATCATCCACGTGCTGGTGCTGCCCGGGATCATCCTCGCGCTGATCGCGGTGCACGTCGGCCTGGTCTGGTACCAGAAGCACACCCAGTTCCCCGGTCCCGGCCGGACCGAGGGCAACGTGGTCGGCGTGCGGATCCTGCCGCAGTTCGCGGCGAAGGGCGGCGCGTTCTTCGCCGTCGTCGCCGGCGTGCTGTGCCTGATCGCGGGCCTGTTCCAGATCAACGGCATCTGGAGCCTCGGCCCCTACGACGCGTCGCACGTGTCGGCGGGGTCCCAGCCGGACTTCTACATGCTGTGGTCCGAGGGCATGGGCCGGATCTTCCCGCCGTGGGAGTTCTACCTGTTCGGCACCTACACGATCCCGGCCGCGTTCATCCCGACCGCGGGCTTCCTGCCGGTGCTGTTCGTGGTGGCGGCGATCTACCCGGCCGTCGAGCGCCGCTTCACCGGCGACGACGCGCTGCACAACCTGCTGCAGCGCCCGCGGGACGTGCCGGTCCGCACGGCGCTCGGCGCGATGGCGATCTCGTTCTACCTGTGGCTGGTGATGTGCGGGTTCAACGACTGGATCGCGTACTTCTTCCACATCTCGCTCAACGCGACGACGTGGGCCGGCCGCCTGGGCCTGCTGATCGTCCCGCCGATCGTCTACTGGGTGACCTACCGCTGGTGCCTCGGCCTGCAGAAGTCCGACCGGGCGGTGCTGGAGCACGGCATCGAGACCGGCATCATCAAGCGGCTGCCGCACGGCGAGTTCATCGAGGTGCACCAGCCGCTGGGCGGTGTCGACTCGCACGGCCACGCGATCCCGCTCGAGTACCAGGGCGCGTCCGTGCCGAAGCGGATGAACCAGCTGGGCTCGGCCGGCGAGCCGGTCCCGGGGTCGATGCTCACGCCGGACCCGGTCGACGAGTCGCGGGCACTGGCCCACGCGCGGCACGAGGCGCGCGAGCGCGAGCTCGCCGAGCTCGAGGAGCGCCGGGTGTCGCGGACCGAGCTGGCGGCCCGCACCGAGGAGCCGGCCGGCCGGCCGGACGACGGCGGTCGTCCCCAGCAGCCGACGGAGTGA